One Triticum dicoccoides isolate Atlit2015 ecotype Zavitan chromosome 4B, WEW_v2.0, whole genome shotgun sequence genomic window carries:
- the LOC119293894 gene encoding uncharacterized protein LOC119293894, producing MSRMLHEHPAEEADTSLSGELLDQYEHPDAEEADAAKDIHEYDPDECVVDVKTAEWHIQDRHEAKLLIEQLNQSGLGEDISDQEFLAYFNKLARRPPWFNLKAGLEEKDLDQQLIDHALFRFRYYKYKLTQPKEELHAGNLLEEGEDDKEEREYLAMLKEKQLLYREEGDTTSEEDETEADNLMDKNEADFNLEFLEENRFFISFEKDGTLDWFFHPAYCECASLSDYERLVLQNYGGTEYTRWSYYHSYLHSYDVEQEYVKYCEELSKQLKWMEDYIDIDPSSIKWDYVSSRGAYQAIKIAATSFPKITPTLAYNGYDECKESMGYHHIYLKEYDGLYFEIWQRVKKGMSFRAALEDLCVLNRFPLRQSLMQIALGNEFTMTSLEKDFRTCTAAIRPGVEEDEAKELIADAVKKRVDKPKFYDDYIRKKIEIAHIVGILPSEKTKTDATV from the exons ATGTCAAGAATGCTGCACGAGCACCCTGCAGAGGAGGCTGATACCAGCTTGAGCGGAGAGCTGCTAGACCAGTACGAGCACCCTGATGCAGAGGAGGCCGATGCTGCCAAGGACATCCATGAATATGATCCTGACGAGTGTGTAGTTGATGTCAAGACAGCAGAGTGGCACATACAAGATAGACATGAAGCGAAACTTTTGATCGAACAGCTGAATCAATCAGGTCTGGGAGAGGATATCAGCGATCAGGAGTTCCTTGCTTACTTTAACAAGCTGGCTCGCAGGCCTCCGTGGTTTAATCTTAAAGCTGGGCTGGAAGAAAAGGATCTCGATCAGCAACTCATTGACCATGCACTGTTCCGTTTCAGATATTACAAATACAAG TTGACACAGCCCAAGGAAGAGCTGCATGCTGGTAACCTTCTTGAGGAAGGAGAGGACGATAAGGAAGAAAGGGAATATTTAGCTATGTTGAAAGAGAAGCAACTTCTATACCGTGAGGAAGGTGACACTACATCGGAAGAGGATGAAACTGAGGCTGATAACCTTATGGATAAAAATGAGGCTGATTTTAATCTGGAGTTTCTTGAGGAGAACAGATTTTTCATTAGCTTTGAAAAAGACGGAACACTCGATTGGTTTTTCCACCCTGCTTACTGCGAATGTGCTTCCCTGAGTGACTACGAACGGCTAGTCCTTCAAAATTAT GGCGGTACTGAGTACACCCGGTGGAGTTACTACCACAGCTACCTTCATAGCTATGATGTTGAACAAGAGTACGTCAAGTACTGTGAGGAATTATCCAAGCAACTGAAG TGGATGGAAGATTATATCGATATTGACCCCTCATCTATCAAA TGGGATTACGTATCTTCCCGGGGAGCTTATCAAGCAATTAAGATTGCTGCTACAAGCTTTCCCAAGATCACTCCGACTTTGGCTTACAATGGCTACGAT GAGTGTAAAGAGAGCATGGGCTATCATCATATATATTTGAAGGAGTATGATGGTTTGTATTTTGAGATTTGGCAGCGGGTCAAAAAGGGGATG AGTTTCAGAGCCGCTCTGGAGGACCTTTGTGTTCTGAACAGGTTTCCGTTACGGCAAAGTTTAATGCAAATAGCACTGGGCAATGAGTTCACCATGACGTCACTGGAAAAGGAC TTCCGAACCTGCACGGCAGCCATTCGACCTGGA GTTGAAGAGGATGAAGCCAAGGAGTTGATTGCAGACGCAGTAAAAAAGCGG GTTGATAAGCCAAAGTTCTATGATGATTATATCAGAAAAAAGATAGAGATCGCACACATTGTTGGAATCCTTCCATCCGAGAAGACCAAGACTGACGCAACAGTATAA